The following are from one region of the Erwinia billingiae Eb661 genome:
- a CDS encoding (2Fe-2S)-binding protein, with translation MTTLTINNKSVPFDDDEQMPLLWFLRDEAGLTGTKFGCGIAMCGACTVHLDGVPVRACQTTVAAAKDKHITTIEGIGASNIGQIVQKAWVDLDVVQCGYCQSGQIMSATALLAQKHHPSDADIDAAMSGNVCRCATYARIRAAIHQAATHLTEESNG, from the coding sequence ATGACCACATTAACCATTAATAATAAGTCCGTGCCGTTTGACGACGATGAACAGATGCCTCTGCTGTGGTTCCTGCGTGATGAAGCGGGCCTGACCGGCACCAAATTTGGCTGCGGTATTGCCATGTGCGGTGCCTGTACCGTACATCTGGATGGCGTTCCCGTTCGGGCCTGTCAGACCACCGTGGCGGCAGCAAAAGATAAACACATCACCACCATTGAAGGTATAGGTGCCAGCAACATCGGTCAGATTGTACAGAAAGCCTGGGTGGATCTGGATGTGGTGCAGTGTGGTTACTGTCAGTCCGGGCAGATTATGTCAGCCACGGCGTTACTGGCACAAAAGCACCATCCCAGCGATGCGGATATTGATGCCGCAATGAGCGGCAACGTCTGCCGCTGTGCCACCTATGCGCGTATTCGCGCGGCGATCCATCAGGCAGCCACCCATTTGACTGAGGAGAGCAACGGATGA